One Sanguibacter keddieii DSM 10542 genomic window carries:
- a CDS encoding DUF58 domain-containing protein gives MDSTSRLAQVRARLDLPLARRASGLLEGRHRSILKGHGQDFDDLSLYTPGDDVGDIDWKSSARAGIPVIRRFARQSNLNLVIVADTGRNMAALAAGGEEKSEVAVFMASLVAYLARDRGDRVALVAGDSERLLQRPPRSSTQELELMLHVLAGAYDIDAPPSDLNRPLERAMNAFTRRSLMMIITDEARPEPGHEQLLRQLRVRHEVMVLAVADASALTLTAGATSKPVRDVDADLELPAFLQRRRGLQRSGEQVVRARRQMVADLLRRQQIHGMTATGSDHAVVQLVDLLGRQKRADR, from the coding sequence ATGGACTCCACCTCACGGCTCGCGCAGGTCAGGGCGAGGCTCGACCTGCCCCTCGCACGCCGTGCGTCGGGGCTGCTCGAGGGACGCCACCGGTCGATCCTCAAGGGGCACGGCCAGGACTTCGACGACCTGTCGCTCTACACGCCCGGCGACGACGTGGGCGACATCGACTGGAAGTCGAGCGCGCGGGCCGGCATCCCCGTGATCCGCCGGTTCGCCCGGCAGTCCAACCTCAACCTCGTGATCGTCGCCGACACCGGCCGCAACATGGCCGCGCTCGCCGCGGGCGGCGAGGAGAAGTCCGAGGTCGCCGTGTTCATGGCCTCGCTCGTCGCCTACCTCGCCCGGGACCGCGGGGACAGGGTCGCCCTGGTGGCCGGCGACTCCGAGCGCCTGCTGCAGCGTCCCCCGCGGTCGAGCACGCAGGAGCTCGAGCTCATGCTGCACGTGCTGGCCGGGGCCTACGACATCGACGCCCCGCCGAGCGACCTCAACCGTCCGCTGGAGCGGGCGATGAACGCCTTCACGCGGCGCTCGCTCATGATGATCATCACCGACGAGGCACGCCCTGAGCCCGGTCACGAGCAGCTGCTCCGCCAGCTGCGCGTGCGCCACGAGGTGATGGTCCTGGCCGTCGCCGACGCCTCCGCGCTGACCCTCACCGCCGGGGCGACCTCCAAGCCGGTGCGCGACGTCGACGCCGACCTCGAGCTGCCCGCGTTCCTGCAGCGCCGCCGCGGCCTGCAGCGGTCCGGCGAGCAGGTGGTCCGCGCGCGTCGTCAGATGGTCGCCGACCTGCTGCGCCGCCAGCAGATCCACGGGATGACCGCCACGGGCTCCGACCACGCGGTCGTCCAGCTCGTCGACCTGCTGGGGAGGCAGAAGCGTGCCGATCGATGA
- a CDS encoding AAA family ATPase has protein sequence MSAGEGGITPADLDTASTLLRRVATVFDQRVVGQESLRTALVSTLITGGHILLESVPGLAKTTAAETLAAAVGGSFHRIQCTPDLMPNDIVGTQIYNYGEGSFTTQLGPVHANLVLLDEINRSSAKTQSAMLEAMQERQTSIGGVEYRLPDPFMVLATQNPIEEEGTYVLPEAQMDRFLVKEVLTYPAANHEVEILERVASGRQSAPITAEPVSLDDVRFLQGLVDDVYVDASIKRYIVDVVNTSRCGGPRPVPGLSAHVRVGASPRGSIALMRVAQALAVQAGRSFVVPDDVKATRHAVLRHRLVRTFDALANNVQPEQLIDAIFDAVPTP, from the coding sequence ATGAGTGCAGGCGAAGGCGGCATCACGCCCGCTGACCTCGACACGGCCTCGACGCTCCTGCGACGGGTCGCGACGGTCTTCGACCAACGGGTCGTGGGGCAGGAGTCGCTGCGGACCGCGCTGGTGAGCACGCTCATCACCGGCGGCCACATCCTCCTCGAGTCGGTGCCCGGGCTGGCCAAGACGACCGCCGCCGAGACGCTGGCAGCGGCCGTGGGCGGCAGCTTCCACCGCATCCAGTGCACGCCCGACCTCATGCCCAACGACATCGTCGGCACCCAGATCTACAACTACGGCGAGGGTTCCTTCACCACGCAGCTCGGCCCGGTCCACGCGAACCTCGTGCTGCTCGACGAGATCAACCGGTCGAGCGCCAAGACGCAGTCCGCGATGCTCGAGGCCATGCAGGAGCGCCAGACGTCGATCGGCGGCGTCGAGTACCGCCTCCCCGACCCCTTCATGGTGCTCGCGACCCAGAACCCCATCGAGGAGGAGGGCACCTACGTCCTCCCCGAGGCGCAGATGGACCGGTTCCTGGTCAAGGAGGTCCTCACCTACCCGGCGGCCAACCACGAGGTCGAGATCCTCGAGCGCGTCGCCTCCGGCCGCCAGAGCGCGCCGATCACCGCCGAGCCCGTGTCCCTCGACGACGTGCGGTTCCTCCAGGGCCTCGTCGACGACGTCTACGTGGACGCGTCGATCAAGCGGTACATCGTCGACGTGGTCAACACGAGCCGCTGCGGCGGGCCGCGCCCGGTGCCCGGGCTCTCGGCGCACGTGCGCGTCGGGGCGAGCCCTCGCGGCAGCATCGCGCTCATGCGCGTCGCCCAGGCCCTCGCGGTCCAGGCCGGCCGGAGCTTCGTGGTCCCGGACGACGTCAAGGCCACCCGGCACGCCGTGCTGCGCCACCGCCTGGTCCGCACCTTCGACGCGCTCGCCAACAACGTGCAGCCCGAGCAGCTCATCGACGCGATCTTCGACGCCGTCCCCACACCGTAG
- a CDS encoding D-arabinono-1,4-lactone oxidase, giving the protein MVSVTDDVSTQTTDRSNWAGNLEYRAVDLLRPTTLEEVREAVTSGGPVRALGSRHCFNDIADTTGTHLSLDRFEPVDASTLVVDTDASGATTVTVSGGARYGDLATALFEHGYAVPNLASLPHISVAGAIATATHGSGVTNQGLGGAVVALEIVTGTGEVLTVRRGDTASTGPSTSTAPSDITAPSDHTVPFDAAVVHLGALGVVTRVTLAVEPTFEVRQDVFVDLPWESFERDVDAVLGAAYSVSVFTRWRDDAMDQVWLKSRVDELESRPGGALALGEDFHGARRSPVPLHPLPGISAESCTEQLGVAGPAHERLAHFRMAFTPSNGDELQSEYLVPRQHAVAAVAAVRALRDRIVPLLQVTEIRTVAADGFWLSPSGAQDAVGIHFTWLQRQDEVEALLPVIEEALAPFDARPHWGKLFTTDQARLAELYPRLAEFRELAARLDPQGVFRNDYLRRVLG; this is encoded by the coding sequence ATGGTCAGCGTGACCGATGACGTGAGCACGCAGACGACCGACCGCTCCAACTGGGCGGGCAACCTCGAGTACCGGGCGGTCGACCTGCTCCGGCCGACCACCCTCGAGGAGGTGCGGGAGGCCGTCACCTCGGGCGGGCCCGTGCGGGCCCTCGGCTCGAGGCACTGCTTCAACGACATCGCCGACACCACCGGCACGCACCTGAGCCTCGACCGCTTCGAGCCGGTCGACGCGAGCACGCTGGTGGTCGACACCGACGCCTCCGGCGCCACGACCGTGACGGTCTCGGGCGGAGCCCGCTACGGCGACCTCGCAACGGCGCTCTTCGAGCACGGCTACGCGGTCCCGAACCTCGCGTCCTTGCCGCACATCAGCGTCGCCGGGGCGATCGCGACCGCCACCCACGGCTCCGGCGTGACCAACCAGGGGCTGGGCGGGGCCGTCGTCGCCCTCGAGATCGTCACCGGCACCGGCGAGGTGCTCACGGTCCGGCGCGGGGACACCGCCAGCACCGGGCCGTCCACCAGCACCGCGCCCTCTGACATCACCGCGCCGTCTGACCACACCGTGCCCTTCGACGCCGCCGTGGTGCACCTCGGCGCGCTGGGCGTCGTGACGCGGGTGACGCTCGCCGTGGAGCCGACCTTCGAGGTCCGTCAGGACGTGTTCGTCGACCTCCCGTGGGAGTCCTTCGAGCGTGACGTCGACGCCGTGCTCGGCGCGGCGTACTCGGTGAGCGTGTTCACGCGGTGGCGCGACGACGCGATGGACCAGGTGTGGCTCAAGAGCCGCGTCGACGAGCTCGAGTCCCGCCCGGGCGGGGCGCTCGCCCTCGGCGAGGACTTCCACGGCGCCCGGCGCTCCCCCGTGCCGCTGCACCCGCTGCCCGGGATCTCCGCGGAGAGCTGCACCGAGCAGCTGGGGGTCGCGGGTCCCGCGCACGAGCGGCTCGCGCACTTCCGCATGGCGTTCACGCCGAGCAACGGCGACGAGCTGCAGAGCGAGTACCTGGTGCCCCGCCAGCACGCCGTCGCGGCGGTCGCCGCGGTCCGGGCGCTGCGCGACCGCATCGTCCCGCTGCTCCAGGTCACCGAGATCCGGACCGTGGCGGCCGACGGCTTCTGGCTCAGCCCGAGCGGCGCGCAGGACGCCGTGGGCATCCACTTCACGTGGCTGCAGCGCCAGGACGAGGTCGAGGCGCTGCTGCCGGTGATCGAGGAGGCTCTCGCCCCCTTCGACGCCCGCCCGCACTGGGGCAAGCTCTTCACCACCGACCAGGCGCGGCTCGCCGAGCTGTACCCGAGGCTCGCGGAGTTCCGCGAGCTCGCGGCCAGGCTCGACCCGCAGGGTGTGTTCCGCAACGACTACCTGCGCCGCGTGCTGGGCTAG
- a CDS encoding vWA domain-containing protein, with protein sequence MSLHPVLPVAVLVLVVLPLLVVTAVLAVRGLRAGSSTGRAQAASWSVRFGLVLVVGVMGLGPSVPRTSTDSAAAAVDVFFVVDRTGSMAAEDYDGESKRLDGAKADVLSVVEEIPGARYSVISFDSQATRQLPLTTDTRAVRAWTETADRELTYRSRGSLVDRPLDELTRALQGSVEQRPANVRLVFFLSDGENTASGTRQSYADLAPLVDGGAVFGYGTDEGGRMHSLDFSPSGDIEEGDYIVDYSGGGTTDAISRIDEAELQAVAGELGVEYLHRTTPGPTTEATGGIDADVIATDGRRAVTSFQPLLWPFAVALTGLLGLEVWGAGRRIGRKVGLTHG encoded by the coding sequence ATGAGCCTGCACCCGGTCCTTCCCGTGGCCGTCCTCGTCCTCGTGGTCCTCCCCCTGCTCGTGGTCACCGCCGTCCTGGCGGTCCGCGGCCTGCGCGCCGGCTCCTCGACCGGTCGCGCCCAGGCGGCGTCCTGGTCGGTGCGGTTCGGCCTGGTGCTCGTGGTCGGCGTGATGGGCCTGGGCCCGAGCGTCCCCCGCACCTCGACCGACTCGGCCGCCGCCGCGGTCGACGTGTTCTTCGTGGTGGACCGCACCGGGTCGATGGCCGCCGAGGACTACGACGGAGAGTCCAAGCGGCTCGACGGTGCCAAGGCCGACGTGCTCAGCGTCGTCGAGGAGATCCCGGGTGCCCGCTACTCGGTCATCTCCTTCGACTCCCAGGCCACCCGCCAGCTGCCGCTCACCACCGACACCCGCGCCGTACGGGCGTGGACCGAGACGGCCGACCGCGAGCTGACCTACCGGTCGCGCGGGTCGCTCGTCGACCGACCCCTCGACGAGCTGACGCGCGCCCTCCAGGGCTCCGTCGAGCAGCGCCCGGCCAACGTGCGCCTCGTGTTCTTCCTCAGCGACGGCGAGAACACCGCCTCGGGCACCCGGCAGTCGTACGCCGACCTCGCACCGCTCGTCGACGGCGGCGCCGTCTTCGGGTACGGCACCGACGAGGGCGGGCGGATGCACTCCCTCGACTTCTCGCCGAGCGGCGACATCGAGGAGGGCGACTACATCGTCGACTACTCGGGCGGCGGTACGACCGACGCGATCTCACGGATCGACGAGGCCGAGCTGCAGGCCGTCGCCGGCGAGCTCGGCGTGGAGTACCTGCACCGCACGACGCCCGGACCGACCACCGAGGCCACGGGCGGCATCGACGCCGACGTCATCGCGACCGACGGGCGCCGCGCGGTGACCTCCTTCCAGCCGCTGCTGTGGCCCTTCGCGGTGGCGCTCACGGGGCTGCTCGGCCTCGAGGTCTGGGGTGCCGGACGCCGCATCGGACGAAAGGTGGGGCTGACCCATGGCTGA
- a CDS encoding Pertussis toxin subunit 1, translated as MVDSILRQNLIARVLAIILTAALLGLVVPVAAPAASAPRLDLPPGCSAPPVCTFRVDTRPPEVVFAEGFTPLGDRDQLLAHAVGYFDEGLTGSAFVSTVSDLDLANVMMRGRGESFWVYAVWRSENFFSLNSSLEAFAGDLQDAGRAADADRVLELLNQRRAFDEWSALGGIPAEHVIGAFPRQSPVGDWHGWVENPDTIRPVDLPPAEPYGIDFAELDLIPPCRPGSARAGACSGPTTEEELADFHDAFDATSGEVRFTAFPDELSTDSKTLLGPLSESNEALRAFDASAGAGGFADLRLALAESIPADLARLEAVTASDTLISKVMETVGRSVDVGSELIPYLGVAATGYALREDVDHGNWADVGFDSVALALQSIEMVQPELAVFVEPVLLADLAVQWIVDRFRPGPAPAPAPDLGHLWEMYDELDSVPEALERALTTVRVQHLGDAFQDLRQEHLEGTLDPRLAADLDTLERMRFGYVLAAVRHAVDAGDGVSIPTGQIREHQLGLLAEIETAFDDAARHREEQYRIANDAQMKASVRHTAEASGPWTQAYDSLLSAFRQQVAVPHLRGLETAVWEEQRRVGTNVAIAYPGVCFVPTHPECVGFRQKVIDDRVDIMVSLHSERDALDQWWTGVPDYLAGDRPGAVWPADFVDFSSDPQLLPAQGRLCAPQGHRFSPNGNHRIQLTLCADTAHGAPGAPHGRTVVRVSGTVEYRNIFGGWRPRSGDVVAGTVMTIRKHGVVAEEARRTVPLPRGQIQVLEFPHSDRILGGYPVNLSLRFSEDGGYGPSQNPSDIYVNETFYFPAGPR; from the coding sequence GCGATCATCCTGACGGCCGCCCTTCTCGGGTTGGTGGTCCCGGTCGCCGCTCCGGCCGCTTCCGCTCCGCGGCTGGACCTCCCGCCCGGGTGCTCGGCACCGCCGGTGTGCACGTTCAGGGTCGACACGCGACCCCCTGAGGTGGTCTTCGCCGAAGGTTTCACGCCGCTCGGAGACAGAGATCAGCTGCTCGCGCATGCGGTCGGGTACTTCGACGAGGGCTTGACCGGCAGCGCGTTCGTGTCGACGGTGAGCGATTTGGACCTCGCCAACGTGATGATGCGGGGCCGGGGCGAGAGCTTCTGGGTATACGCAGTCTGGAGGTCGGAGAACTTCTTCTCGCTGAACAGCTCTCTGGAGGCGTTCGCGGGGGATCTTCAGGATGCGGGCCGTGCAGCCGACGCAGACCGGGTGCTGGAGCTGCTCAACCAACGCCGCGCGTTCGACGAGTGGTCCGCACTGGGTGGGATCCCGGCTGAGCACGTGATCGGCGCCTTTCCCCGCCAATCCCCGGTGGGAGACTGGCACGGGTGGGTGGAGAACCCGGACACGATCCGGCCGGTGGACCTGCCGCCCGCCGAGCCCTACGGCATCGACTTCGCCGAGCTCGACCTGATCCCGCCGTGTCGTCCTGGCTCCGCGCGGGCCGGAGCCTGCTCGGGCCCGACGACAGAGGAGGAGCTGGCCGACTTCCATGACGCGTTCGACGCCACGTCCGGCGAGGTGCGGTTCACCGCGTTCCCTGACGAGCTGAGCACGGACAGCAAGACCTTGCTCGGTCCGCTCAGCGAGTCGAACGAGGCGCTACGAGCCTTTGACGCCTCGGCAGGTGCGGGTGGGTTCGCCGATCTGAGGCTCGCTCTGGCCGAGTCGATCCCTGCGGACCTCGCTCGCCTGGAGGCGGTGACTGCGAGCGACACGCTGATCTCGAAGGTGATGGAGACGGTGGGGCGGTCGGTCGACGTCGGCAGCGAGCTCATCCCCTACCTGGGGGTCGCTGCGACGGGCTACGCGCTGCGCGAGGACGTGGACCACGGTAACTGGGCGGACGTGGGCTTCGACTCCGTGGCGCTCGCGCTGCAGAGCATCGAGATGGTCCAGCCGGAGCTGGCGGTGTTCGTGGAGCCGGTGCTGCTGGCCGACCTCGCGGTCCAGTGGATCGTGGATCGGTTCCGGCCAGGGCCGGCGCCGGCGCCGGCGCCTGACCTGGGTCACCTGTGGGAGATGTACGACGAGCTCGACTCCGTGCCCGAGGCGCTCGAGCGGGCGTTGACCACCGTGCGCGTCCAGCACCTCGGCGACGCCTTCCAGGATCTGCGTCAGGAGCACCTCGAGGGCACCTTGGACCCACGACTGGCGGCAGACCTCGACACCTTGGAGAGGATGCGCTTCGGCTACGTGCTGGCGGCCGTGCGTCACGCGGTCGACGCCGGTGACGGGGTCAGCATCCCCACCGGTCAGATCCGTGAGCACCAGCTGGGCCTCCTGGCGGAGATCGAGACCGCGTTCGACGACGCGGCCCGCCACCGTGAGGAGCAGTACCGCATCGCGAACGATGCCCAGATGAAGGCCTCCGTGCGTCACACCGCAGAGGCCAGCGGACCGTGGACCCAGGCGTACGACTCCCTCCTCTCCGCTTTCAGGCAGCAGGTTGCCGTCCCGCACCTTCGCGGCCTGGAGACGGCGGTCTGGGAGGAGCAGCGGCGGGTCGGTACGAATGTTGCCATCGCCTACCCGGGGGTGTGCTTTGTCCCGACGCACCCTGAGTGCGTCGGTTTCCGGCAGAAGGTGATCGACGACCGCGTCGACATCATGGTGAGTCTGCACTCCGAGCGTGACGCGCTCGATCAGTGGTGGACCGGTGTCCCGGACTACCTCGCCGGAGATCGTCCGGGCGCGGTGTGGCCGGCTGACTTCGTCGACTTCAGCTCCGATCCTCAGCTCCTGCCGGCGCAGGGCAGGCTCTGCGCCCCGCAGGGGCATCGCTTCTCGCCGAACGGCAATCACCGTATCCAGCTGACGCTCTGTGCTGACACTGCTCACGGTGCGCCGGGCGCTCCGCACGGGCGGACCGTCGTCAGGGTCTCAGGAACTGTCGAGTACCGGAACATCTTCGGCGGATGGCGGCCGCGCAGCGGGGACGTGGTGGCCGGCACCGTCATGACGATCCGCAAGCACGGCGTCGTGGCGGAGGAGGCGCGCCGCACCGTGCCGTTGCCGCGTGGCCAGATCCAGGTGCTGGAGTTCCCCCACAGCGACAGGATCCTCGGGGGCTACCCGGTGAACCTGAGCCTGCGGTTCTCGGAGGATGGGGGCTACGGGCCGTCGCAGAACCCGAGCGACATCTACGTCAACGAGACCTTCTATTTCCCCGCTGGACCGAGGTGA
- a CDS encoding vWA domain-containing protein, with the protein MVNADTHLTGATAHVTEATTHLAAETVTSSIVWPWAVPLVLGVVAVVGAIAWYLVHRPHPVKDEEAVWVANSDYVEHIPQMAAWVRRYRALQWAGVATIALVAVAAGFLAARPVDVTTSQGKLATRDIVLCLDVSGSMIEYDQQIVDVFSELVDSFEGERIALSIFNSTSRTVFPLTDDYTLVREQLEEAKAALDPRLLESDDMELVDRYLRLTAGTLGSSEGSSLIGDGLASCSLMFDREDSERSRSIVLATDNDLLGTPIYTLQEAVDLASSRDVTVNGLYGAVPGEDADSPRAREYGDALEGAGGMYFFSDDPRAVEAMVEDVQSQQAVDLDAAPEISQADKAGPWVWVALVGVGLLVLVQWRLRE; encoded by the coding sequence ATGGTGAACGCCGACACGCACCTCACCGGAGCGACCGCGCACGTCACCGAGGCGACCACGCACCTGGCCGCCGAGACGGTCACGTCGTCGATCGTGTGGCCGTGGGCCGTGCCGCTCGTGCTCGGCGTCGTCGCCGTCGTCGGGGCGATCGCCTGGTACCTCGTGCACCGGCCGCACCCCGTCAAGGACGAGGAGGCCGTGTGGGTCGCCAATTCCGACTACGTCGAGCACATCCCGCAGATGGCTGCGTGGGTGCGGCGGTACCGGGCGCTCCAGTGGGCCGGGGTCGCGACCATCGCGCTCGTCGCGGTCGCGGCCGGGTTCCTCGCCGCACGGCCGGTCGACGTCACGACGAGCCAGGGGAAGCTCGCGACGCGTGACATCGTGCTGTGCCTCGACGTGTCGGGCTCGATGATCGAGTACGACCAGCAGATCGTCGACGTGTTCTCCGAGCTGGTCGACAGCTTCGAGGGCGAGCGCATCGCCCTGTCGATCTTCAACTCGACCTCCCGGACGGTGTTCCCGCTGACGGACGACTACACGCTGGTCCGCGAGCAGCTCGAGGAGGCCAAGGCCGCCCTCGACCCGCGGCTGCTGGAGTCCGACGACATGGAGCTGGTCGACCGGTACCTGCGGCTGACCGCCGGCACCCTCGGCAGCTCCGAGGGCTCCTCGCTCATCGGCGACGGGCTCGCCAGCTGCTCGCTGATGTTCGACCGGGAGGACTCCGAGCGGTCCCGATCGATCGTCCTCGCGACCGACAACGACCTGCTCGGCACCCCGATCTACACGCTCCAGGAGGCCGTCGACCTCGCCTCCTCGCGGGACGTCACCGTCAACGGCCTCTACGGCGCGGTGCCCGGCGAGGACGCCGACAGCCCGCGCGCCCGCGAGTACGGCGACGCGCTCGAGGGTGCCGGGGGCATGTACTTCTTCAGCGACGACCCGCGGGCCGTCGAGGCGATGGTCGAGGACGTCCAGTCCCAGCAGGCCGTCGACCTCGACGCCGCCCCCGAGATCAGCCAGGCCGACAAGGCCGGGCCGTGGGTCTGGGTGGCGCTCGTCGGCGTCGGCCTGCTCGTCCTCGTCCAGTGGAGGTTGCGCGAATGA
- a CDS encoding histidine phosphatase family protein, with protein sequence MRLLLIRHGETSDNVDRIIGSRLPGPALTRTGREQADGLAARLAHVPAVVHSSQARRAVETAETVAATLGVPHVQVEGLHEIDAGDLEGRPFADALEGYAGTMQGWWTDPDARIPGGESGSEFIARFDRALTTVVDGAPDDAVVAVVSHEAAISVWAANVATNLDAEFSRTHGIANTGVVELEGSPQDGWVVTSWDGHPVAP encoded by the coding sequence ATGAGGCTCCTCCTGATCCGGCACGGCGAGACGTCAGACAACGTGGACCGCATCATCGGGTCCCGTCTTCCCGGTCCCGCGCTGACCAGGACCGGGCGGGAGCAGGCCGACGGGCTCGCTGCCCGCCTGGCCCACGTACCCGCGGTGGTCCACTCCTCCCAGGCCCGGAGGGCCGTCGAGACCGCAGAGACGGTCGCCGCAACCCTCGGTGTGCCGCACGTCCAGGTCGAGGGCCTGCACGAGATCGACGCGGGCGACCTCGAGGGCCGCCCCTTCGCCGACGCCCTCGAGGGCTACGCCGGGACCATGCAGGGCTGGTGGACCGACCCGGACGCACGGATCCCCGGCGGGGAGAGCGGCAGCGAGTTCATCGCCCGGTTCGACCGGGCCCTCACCACCGTCGTCGACGGTGCACCCGACGACGCGGTCGTCGCCGTCGTCTCCCACGAGGCGGCGATCTCCGTCTGGGCCGCGAACGTCGCGACAAACCTCGACGCCGAGTTCAGCCGGACCCACGGCATCGCCAACACCGGGGTGGTCGAGCTCGAGGGATCCCCCCAGGACGGGTGGGTCGTCACCTCGTGGGACGGGCACCCCGTCGCGCCCTGA